A portion of the Lolium rigidum isolate FL_2022 chromosome 1, APGP_CSIRO_Lrig_0.1, whole genome shotgun sequence genome contains these proteins:
- the LOC124667601 gene encoding U4/U6.U5 tri-snRNP-associated protein 2-like — protein sequence MGADDQPSPARKREREEEPADGDAAEKRPRADESEGASLLGLANYTDEEEEGGAGNTGHANGAPLAEEVEDGANEDEDEDEDERRAPERRPRQIELRRDCPYLDTVNRQVLDFDFEKFCSISLSNLNVYACLVCGKYYQGRGLKSHAYTHSLEAGHHVFINLQTEKVYCLPDGYEINDPSLEDIRHVLNPRFAREQVLNLDKNKQWSRALDGSNYLPGMVGLNNIKETDFVNVTIQSLMRITPLRNFFLIPENYQHSKSPLVHRFGELTRKVWHARNFKGQVSPHEFLQAVMKASEKRFQIGVQSDPVEFMSWLLNTLHAKLRSSKKKNRSIIYDCFQGELEVVKEMHRKHIVGDEQNGDAVSQVETSDGMVTETSRVPFLMLGLDLPPPPLFKDAMEKNIIPQVPLFNILKKFDGEAVTEVVRPSIARMRYRVIRLPKYMILHMRRFTKNNFFVEKNPTLVNFPVKNLELKDYIPLPKPKGNEKLRSKYDLIANIVHDGKPGEGCYRVFVQRKSEEAWYEMQDLHVTETLPQMVALSEAYMQIYEQHE from the exons ATGGGCGCGGACGACCAGCCatccccggcgcggaagcgcgagCGCGAGGAGGAGCCGGCCGACGGGGACGCCGCCGAGAAGCGCCCGCGCGCGGACGAATCGGAGGGCGCCTCGCTGCTGGGGCTCGCCAACTAcacagacgaggaggaggaaggcggGGCCGGGAACACGGGGCACGCGAACGGCGCCCCCCTCGCGGAGGAAGTGGAGGATGGTGCGaatgaggatgaggacgaggacgaggacgagaggAGGGCTCCGGAGAGGAGGCCGAGGCAGATCGAGCTGCGGCGGGACTGCCCTTACCTCGACACCGTCAATCGACAG GTCCTTGACTTTGACTTTGAGAAGTTCTGCTCAATCTCCTTATCAAATTTGAATGTGTATGCATGCCTAGTTTGTGGAAAGTATTACCAAGGAAGAGGCTTGAAATCACATGCGTATACCCACAGCCTTGAGGCAGGTCACCATGTGTTCATTAACCTTCAAACTGAGAAAGTTTACTGTCTCCCTGATGGGTATGAGATAAATGATCCGTCACTAGAAGATATTCGACATGTTCTCAATCCAAG GTTCGCGAGAGAACAGGTTCTAAATCTTGACAAGAACAAGCAGTGGTCAAGAGCTCTGGATGGCTCCAATTATCTACCTGGAATG GTTGGTCTTAACAACATTAAGGAGACTGACTTTGTGAACGTCACAATACAgtcattaatgagaataactccttTGAGAAATTTCTTTCTCATACCTGAAAATTATCAGCATAGCAAATCCCCACTGGTTCATCGGTTTGGAGAATTAACTCGCAAGGTTTGGCATGCTAGGAACTTCAAGGGCCAAGTTAGTCCACATGAGTTCCTTCAAGCAGTTATGAAGGCCAGTGAGAAGAGATTTCAGATTGGTGTACAATCTGATCCAGTTGAATTTATGTCATGGCTGTTGAACACACTGCACGCGAAACTGAGAAGTTCGAAGAAGAAAAATAGGAGCATCATATATGATTGCTTTCAG GGGGAACTTGAAGTTGTCAAGGAAATGCACAGGAAGCATATAGTGGGTGATGAGCAGAATGGTGATGCAGTCTCACAGGTTGAAACAAGTGACGGTATGGTCACTGAAACGTCTAGGGTCCCATTTTTGATGCTCGGTCTTGACCTGCCACCTCCACCCCTTTTCAAAGATGCAATGGAGAAAAATATTATTCCACAG GTACCACTGTTTAATATACTGAAGAAGTTTGATGGTGAGGCAGTTACAGAGGTGGTGCGGCCATCTATTGCTCGGATGAGGTACCGAGTCATCCGGCTTCCAAAGTATATGATCCTTCACATGCGAAGGTTCACCAAAAACAACTTCTTTGTGGAGAAAAACCCCACTCTTG TTAACTTCCCTGTGAAGAATTTGGAACTGAAGGATTACATCCCACTACCTAAGCCAAAGGGGAATGAGAAGCTGCGTTCAAAGTACGATCTCATAGCCAACATCGTACATGACGGCAAACCGGGCGAAGGATGCTACAGAGTGTTTGTGCAGCGGAAATCAGAAGAGGCATG GTACGAGATGCAGGATCTCCATGTCACCGAGACCCTCCCTCAGATGGTAGCTCTCTCGGAAGCCTACATGCAGATATACGAGCAGCACGAATGA